CGACGAACCGTGACTGGTGGCCGAACATGCTCAACCTTAACATCCTTCGTCAGCACGACCGTAAGTCAAATCCGATGGGAGAAGACTTCAATTATAAGGAAGAATTCGCGAAGCTTGATTACGATGCGTTAAAGCAGGATCTTCATAATCTGATGACAGACAGCCAGGATTGGTGGCCTGCCGATTATGGGCATTACGGTCCCTTCTTCATCCGGATGTCATGGCACGCAGCAGGTACATACCGTGAAACCGACGGCCGCGGGGGAAGCTCAACCGGTGCACAGCGTTTCGCGCCGCTTAACTCCTGGCCTGATAACGTTAACTTAGATAAAGCAAGACGCCTTCTATGGCCGATCAAACAGAAATACGGCAACAAGATCTCCTGGGCCGACCTGCTTGTACTGACAGGTAACGTCGCACTTGAGTCCATGGGATTGAAAACATTCGGTTTCGGTGCCGGCCGCGAGGATATTTGGCATCCTGAAGAAGATGTATATTGGGGATCTGAGAAGGAATGGCTTGCAGACAACCGCTATTCCGGCGACCGTGAGCTAGAGAACCCGCTTGCTGCCGTGCAGATGGGTCTGATCTACGTGAATCCGGAAGGCCCTAACGGCGAGCCTGATCCACTTGGAAGTGCACGAGACATCCGTGATACATTCGGCCGCATGGGCATGAACGATGAAGAAACCGTTGCACTCGTTGCCGGCGGTCATACGTTCGGTAAAGCCCACGGTGCCGGTGACGCTTCCCTAGTCGGAGACGATCCGGAAGCAGCAGACGTCGAGCACCAGGGCTTCGGCTGGCAGAGTTCTTACGGAAAAGGAAAAGGCCGTGACACGATCTCAAGTGGTGTGGACGGCGCCTGGACGACGAACCCGACTACATGGGACAACGGCTACTTCGACCTTCTGTTCGGATATGAGTGGGAGCTGACGAAGAGTGCAGCAGGCGCATCTCAATGGGCACCTGTCGGCATGACGGAAGAACATATGGCACCTGATGCCGAAGATCCATCCATCAAAGTGAAGACGATGATGACGACTGCCGATATGGCGCTCCGCATGGATCCGGATTACGAGAAGATTTCCCGCCGCTTCCATGAGAACCCTGAAGCGTTCGCCGATGCGTTCTCACGTGCATGGTTCAAGCTCCTTCACCGTGATATGGGACCGAAAGCAAGATACTGGGGTCCTGAAGTGCCGGCAGAAGACTTGATCTGGCAAGATCCGGTCCCTGCAGTGGATTACGATCTTTCTGACGCAGAAGTTGCTTCATTGAAACAACAAATCCTTGAAACCTGCTTAACCGTCAGCGAGCTTGTGAAGACGGCATGGGCGTCTGCAAGCACTTACCGTGGATCCGACATGCGCGGCGGCGCTAACGGTGCACGTATCCGCCTTGCCCCGCAGAAAGACTGGGAAGCGAACGAACCTCATCAGCTTGAAAAAGTACTCGGCGTCTTCGAAGAACTGCAAAGCAAGCTCGACAAAAAAGTCAGCCTTGCTGACCTGATCGTCCTTGGCGGAAATGCAGCCATCGAAAAAGCCGCTAAAGACGCAGGCTATGATGTGACCGTTCCATTCTCCCCTGGCCGCGGTGATGCGACACCTGAACAGACCGATGCCGATAACTTCGGTGTATTGGAACCTGTATCAGACGGATTCCGCAACTACCAGAAGCAGAAATACGCTGTCAGCCCGGAAGAAATGCTTGTTGACAAAGCACAATTACTCGGCCTGACCGCCCCTGAAATGACGGTTCTGATCGGCGGTATGCGTGCACTCGGCGCCAACCACGGCGACTCGAAGCACGGTATCTTCACTGACCGTGTCGGCACGCTGAACAACGATTTCTTCGTGAACCTGCTTGATATGGGGATCGAATGGAAACCGGCCGGCTTCAACGAGTACGAAGGCCGCGACCGCAAAACAGGCGAAGTCGTCCGCACAGCTACACGCTTCGACCTCGTCTTCGGTTCCAACTCCGTCCTCCGTGCACTTGCAGAAGTGTACGCCCAGGATGACAACAAAGAGAAATTTGTGAACGACTTTGTTGCCGCGTGGGTGAAAGTGATGGATGCAGACCGGTTTGATTTGAGATAAATTGAATGGAAAAACGCCTCTTCGGTTTGGGAAGAGGCGTTTTCTTTTTGGGGTATTGGGTTTGGGTGGTTGGTTGCTGGTTGGTGCTGCGTGCGGATGGTGAGTTTTCGACAAAGAGATCATATATTTGAGAATAGGATCATATTTCAGGATTCGGGATCATATTTTAAAAATCACGCTCATAAATCTGAAATCAGGCTCATATATTTTTATTTCGGCTCATATATCGGGCCGGGACCCTCATTTTTCCAATATATACCATTTCTAGCAGTCTATTTTTCTCCAAAACGACCTGAAAAGACTAATTTCCCTTTTAAAACCTTTCAAAAAGACCAAAACTGCAGTCATTTCCGGTTCACAAGCAACATTTCCGTCCCCAACAGCCGCTCCATAAAAACCGGCAGAAACGATCACACCACGCTATCCCCCAACTATGCCCCAATCCGCTCCTCAACCGCAGCCTCTTCCACACTACCAGTTCGCTTCTCCAGCTTATACACCAGTACGCCGCCGATCAGCAAGCCGATGCCAAGGATTTTTTCCCAGGACAGGGATGAAGGCTCAAATCCGAACCATCCGCCTGTGTTGACGACAAATGCGATGGTGATCTGTGAGATGAGTGCGATGGAGATCGCGTACGCCGGTCCGATCAGGGTGACGCCCCGCATTAGGAAGAATACGATGCCGACGCCGAATACGCCGCTGAACAGGAAGACCGGGTTGACTCCGCTGAAGTCGAGGATGCTTTTGTCTTCCATTGTATAGAAAACGGGCAGTGAACAGACGAGGCCGAGGCCGAGTACGAGGCTCGTTGTCGCCCACGGGCCTGTTTTTTCACTGACACGTGCGTTGAATACGTTTTGTAAGCTGATTAAAATGCCTGCCATGATGGCAAGTCCTACTCCGTACATGTTGGACCCTCCTTATTCATAGATGTTTCCTTTAGCAAGGATGCTGAGTTTTTCAAGGTTTTTGATGGTGATGGAGCCGTTGACCCGGTCGATCAGGTCGTCTGAGGCCATCTTCTTCAGTACTCGGTTGAGGTGGCGGTAGCTTGTGCCGATCCATTCGGCGAGTTCCATCAGGTTGGATGTGTGCATTTCCTGATGAAACATCGTCCCTTCCCCTGCTTCTGAGATCGAGAGCAGGTAGCTTGCGAGCCTCACTTCAACCGGATATAGCATGTGCATGCTTGTTGCGTGGGACTCTGTGTAGAATTTATGGGCGACGGTATCAAACAGGAAGCGGATGATCGCCGGATGTTCACGTTCAAGCCTTGATAAATCCTTGAACGGGAGCGATATGAACACCCCGTCGGTCACCGCTTCCACCGAGTTGATGACTGCACTTCCCTTTGCATATTCCACATCGCCGAGCACCGCAAGCGGACGCTTGAACCGGTTGATGAGCATCTTGCCGTCCGGTGTATTGGTGAAGATTTTGATTTTCCCCTTCGTCAGGAAATACAGTTCATGAAATGCTTCCCCTGCAGAAAACAGCACATCGCCTTTTTCAAACCCGTACACTTTGATAAGGGATCGGAAATCTTCTGGAAAGTACCGCTCGAGCTCAAATTCTTTTAACATAGTATCGGGCTCTGCCCCTTGAATTTCTTTCATATCAGAACCTCTTTTCTACAATTGAAGCAGAATGACGCCTGCAAGCATCATTGAGAGACCGGCGATCTGCCTCTTTGTGACCGGGATCCGCTTTTCACCGAACCAGCCCCGTGATTCAATAAGAAAGGCTGTTCCGATCTGTGCCACGAGCAGGATCGCGATCGCGGCTGCGGGCCCGATCATATGGATGGCCGTCAGTTCAGAGAACACGACGAGCACGCCGAATGATCCTGCGATCAGGTATAGAAACGGGACCTGCCGGAAGCTCTTCCCTTTCCCGTCCCTTACTTTCATATAAATCGTTATGGCGATCGCGAAGGCGACAAGATGGACGATCGACGTCGTATGCCAGCCTCCGATCGCGTCACTCATTCTGGCATTAAAGATTCCCTGCATGGTGATACAAAGACCGCCAAGCAGCGCAAATAAAGCACCTTTCATCGTTTCTCCTCCTATTCTTCGTACTATTAAACAGGAGGGAGGAAATTTGTGAAAGGACATATGTCCTAAGCTTATACGTTTTTCAATGATGATAACCTTTTCATCAAAAAAAAGATAGAAATAAGGGATTTCCCCCTATTCCTATCCTGTCGGAAGCAGAATCGTCGTTTTCGTTCCGACCCCTTTTTCACTGGAAATCTGTACTTCCCCGTTCATCGCTTCAATGACCCTGAAGACCACCATCATGCCGAGGCCTGTCCCCTTTCTTTCCTTTGTGGAGAAATAAGGTTCACCTAGGCGTGTGATCTGAAGCGGGGTCATCCCGATTCCTTCATCTTGGATATGTATGCGCACTGTTTGATTATGTACTTCGGAGGTGATGTGAATTTCTCCCCCTTTCGGCATCGCTTCTATACTGTTTTTCATAATATTGACGAGTGCCTGTATATATAGTCCCGCATTCCCTTTCACCACTTCATTAGACATACGGGACGAAATCACGACATTATTCAGGTTGGCAAGCGGCTGCATCACATGGATCGCTTTCTCCATCATGTTCTTTGCAGATAGGTTCTCCACCTTATCAGGGGCAGGTTTAGCGAATGTGAGGTAATCATGAATGATGTCGGTCGCCCTGTCCATCTCTTGTATCGCAACGTCCAGGAATTGCTTCTCCTTCTCAGTAATATCAGCTGATTCCTGTACCATCTGCACAAAACCTCTCGAAGAAGTAAGGGGATTCCTGACTTCATGGGAGATGCTTGCTGCCAGGTGGCTGACTACCTCTACTTTTTCCATCCGGATAAGCTTCGTGAGGAGAAGGTGCTGTGTATGAAAATATTCTACTAAATAGACCGTTAGAAGCATCCCTAAAATGTGAGTGATGATGAATGAAAACATGAAGCCAAAGGTAAGAAGGTCATTGAATAATAGGTGTATGCTAAGCAGGACTCCTGAACAGGTAAGAAAAACTAACGTAGAGGTGAGCAACAGCCGGATCCGGATCTTGTTACGATTAAATAACGGGCGGGTCCACATACAAACCAAGTATAGGACAGGAATCGCAATGATCGGTATCCACATCCCCTCTCCCCCGTGTATTGCCCTGATCATGATTGTCAGTAATCCTAAGACAGCCGCTGTGAATGGATGGGCATAAAAACATGCCAGAATAAATGAAATAAAACGAAGGTCAAATATGAGGCCGGCACTGATTTTAAAAGGAAACAGCATGCATAACAGAATCGCAAATCCTAAAGAGATGAACATGACAAATTCATTTCGTCGATTGTATCTGAGCGGTTGGTTAAGCCAGAACTGCATAAAAAGGATGGATAAAAATATAACAAGTAAATTGATTAAAAAGTGCTGCATCCCCACATAAACGTCCCCCTTACTTCTGTAATCCCATTATATCGAATGTAGGACACGGCGACTACACTAATATCAAAACATTCACATTTTTCCGTATGACTCATGGGAATCCGGCACATACTACCATATTGACATAATCAAAGAGGTGGGCGCGATGGATGACTTGAAAGTAAGGGCAGAGAGACTTCTCGCCGGGATGCACGACAGCTCAGATGTGAAAACCAGATATTTGAAGCATCCGGGGGAGCACCCGTTTGCCTGCATCCTTTACATAGACGGGATCGTCGATACTCCCTCCATTCAGGAACATATCATCGAGCCGCTCCTGAATACGCCGGATGCGCCGTCCCTCCCTTCGTTGCTTGAGGTGCCTGAAATAGAATATGTAAACGAAGCCCAATCTGTCGAAAAACTGGTGAACGGTGCGACCATTCTCCTTTTCAGCGGAAACGCTGACATGATTGCGGCAGATACGTCTAAGTGGCAGGAACGGTCGATCACAAGCCCAAAGGGACAGCGGACGATTGAAGGGCCGGATATCGGATTCACCGAAAGCCTGGGCACGAACGTGGCCCTTCTCAGGAAATATATTAAAAATCCTTCCCTTCATGTGGAGACGGAGACGTACGGACAGCATACGGGGACGTCTGTTTCCCTTGTCTATTTGGAAAATATGGTCGACCCCGATATCCTTGCCAATATAAAGGAAAAGCTTGCAGAAATATCGATCGATTCCATCATCGGATCCAATTACATCGCAGAATATTTGACGAAGGAATCGAAAACGATCTTCCCCCTCGTCCTCAATTCGGACCGACCGGACGTTGCCGCTGCGGAAGTCGTCGAGGGACGGGTGTGCATCATCGTCGACGGGACACCGTTTGTTTTGATCGCACCTGCTGTTTTCATCCAGTTCTTTCAGTCTGCAGATGATTATTACATCAACTCGGCAGCATCCGGGCTTGTAAGGCCGTTCCGTTTTCTGTTTTTCTGGATATCCCTTTACATTCCTGGATTATACGTCGCATTTACCACGTTTCATAAAGGGCTGCTGCCGGTGAATCTGCTTGTCGGCTTCCTTGCCCAGAGGGAAGCCGTGCCGTTTCCAACTGTATTCGAAGTCCTTCTCGTCCTGCTGTTGACCGAGGCGATTTATGAAGCTTCAAGCAGGCTTCCCCAAAGCGTCGTCATCACGATTTCCTTGTTTGGGGCAATCGTATTCGGACAGGCGTCGGTCGAAGCACAGCTGGTGCAGCCGATTACCCTGGTGGTCATCAGTACGGCCTTCATTTTATCAAGCATCATCCCGATCGCGGCCATG
The nucleotide sequence above comes from Bacillus sp. KH172YL63. Encoded proteins:
- the katG gene encoding catalase/peroxidase HPI yields the protein MEHNNRPDQKDHTAAGQCPVTHHKDSAITTTTAPGGTTNRDWWPNMLNLNILRQHDRKSNPMGEDFNYKEEFAKLDYDALKQDLHNLMTDSQDWWPADYGHYGPFFIRMSWHAAGTYRETDGRGGSSTGAQRFAPLNSWPDNVNLDKARRLLWPIKQKYGNKISWADLLVLTGNVALESMGLKTFGFGAGREDIWHPEEDVYWGSEKEWLADNRYSGDRELENPLAAVQMGLIYVNPEGPNGEPDPLGSARDIRDTFGRMGMNDEETVALVAGGHTFGKAHGAGDASLVGDDPEAADVEHQGFGWQSSYGKGKGRDTISSGVDGAWTTNPTTWDNGYFDLLFGYEWELTKSAAGASQWAPVGMTEEHMAPDAEDPSIKVKTMMTTADMALRMDPDYEKISRRFHENPEAFADAFSRAWFKLLHRDMGPKARYWGPEVPAEDLIWQDPVPAVDYDLSDAEVASLKQQILETCLTVSELVKTAWASASTYRGSDMRGGANGARIRLAPQKDWEANEPHQLEKVLGVFEELQSKLDKKVSLADLIVLGGNAAIEKAAKDAGYDVTVPFSPGRGDATPEQTDADNFGVLEPVSDGFRNYQKQKYAVSPEEMLVDKAQLLGLTAPEMTVLIGGMRALGANHGDSKHGIFTDRVGTLNNDFFVNLLDMGIEWKPAGFNEYEGRDRKTGEVVRTATRFDLVFGSNSVLRALAEVYAQDDNKEKFVNDFVAAWVKVMDADRFDLR
- a CDS encoding DMT family transporter, whose translation is MYGVGLAIMAGILISLQNVFNARVSEKTGPWATTSLVLGLGLVCSLPVFYTMEDKSILDFSGVNPVFLFSGVFGVGIVFFLMRGVTLIGPAYAISIALISQITIAFVVNTGGWFGFEPSSLSWEKILGIGLLIGGVLVYKLEKRTGSVEEAAVEERIGA
- a CDS encoding Crp/Fnr family transcriptional regulator: MKEIQGAEPDTMLKEFELERYFPEDFRSLIKVYGFEKGDVLFSAGEAFHELYFLTKGKIKIFTNTPDGKMLINRFKRPLAVLGDVEYAKGSAVINSVEAVTDGVFISLPFKDLSRLEREHPAIIRFLFDTVAHKFYTESHATSMHMLYPVEVRLASYLLSISEAGEGTMFHQEMHTSNLMELAEWIGTSYRHLNRVLKKMASDDLIDRVNGSITIKNLEKLSILAKGNIYE
- a CDS encoding DMT family transporter, which encodes MKGALFALLGGLCITMQGIFNARMSDAIGGWHTTSIVHLVAFAIAITIYMKVRDGKGKSFRQVPFLYLIAGSFGVLVVFSELTAIHMIGPAAAIAILLVAQIGTAFLIESRGWFGEKRIPVTKRQIAGLSMMLAGVILLQL
- a CDS encoding ATP-binding protein; amino-acid sequence: MQHFLINLLVIFLSILFMQFWLNQPLRYNRRNEFVMFISLGFAILLCMLFPFKISAGLIFDLRFISFILACFYAHPFTAAVLGLLTIMIRAIHGGEGMWIPIIAIPVLYLVCMWTRPLFNRNKIRIRLLLTSTLVFLTCSGVLLSIHLLFNDLLTFGFMFSFIITHILGMLLTVYLVEYFHTQHLLLTKLIRMEKVEVVSHLAASISHEVRNPLTSSRGFVQMVQESADITEKEKQFLDVAIQEMDRATDIIHDYLTFAKPAPDKVENLSAKNMMEKAIHVMQPLANLNNVVISSRMSNEVVKGNAGLYIQALVNIMKNSIEAMPKGGEIHITSEVHNQTVRIHIQDEGIGMTPLQITRLGEPYFSTKERKGTGLGMMVVFRVIEAMNGEVQISSEKGVGTKTTILLPTG
- a CDS encoding spore germination protein; the encoded protein is MDDLKVRAERLLAGMHDSSDVKTRYLKHPGEHPFACILYIDGIVDTPSIQEHIIEPLLNTPDAPSLPSLLEVPEIEYVNEAQSVEKLVNGATILLFSGNADMIAADTSKWQERSITSPKGQRTIEGPDIGFTESLGTNVALLRKYIKNPSLHVETETYGQHTGTSVSLVYLENMVDPDILANIKEKLAEISIDSIIGSNYIAEYLTKESKTIFPLVLNSDRPDVAAAEVVEGRVCIIVDGTPFVLIAPAVFIQFFQSADDYYINSAASGLVRPFRFLFFWISLYIPGLYVAFTTFHKGLLPVNLLVGFLAQREAVPFPTVFEVLLVLLLTEAIYEASSRLPQSVVITISLFGAIVFGQASVEAQLVQPITLVVISTAFILSSIIPIAAMGYATRIIKLSLISVGALLGLYGIALYTLILLVHLCYLRSFTVPYLAPIAPFTGRDISKDVFFRNPIPDINKTVPAFHKEEPLEEQPDKEKKS